A DNA window from Maribellus comscasis contains the following coding sequences:
- a CDS encoding VPS10 domain-containing protein, producing the protein MKRFLLLSVLCLLVVVLQAQKLDINLMNDLKPRNIGPAGMSGRVTALEVNLANTNIIYAGTASGGIWKSTNEGTSWTPVFEDQKAASIGALAIFQKNPNIIWAGTGEGNPRNSLNGGYGLYKSIDGGRSWKAMGLENTRHIHRIITHPDNPDIVYVGAIGSPWGAHPERGVYKTTDGGKTWKQILFTNQQSGVADMVMDPSNPDKIFVAMWEHHRQPWFFKSGGGGSGLYMTIDGGQSWKMLTDKDGLPEGELGRIGLAISKSKPEYVYALVESQKNAIYRSTDGGYKWEKRGEKNIGDRPFYYADIFVDSKNENRVYSLFSYVNVSEDGAKTFTEQTAESIHSDHHAWWIHPDNPSFMIDGNDGGMAITHDMGKTWRLISTLPVGQFYHISVDRERPYHIYGGMQDNGSWVGPAYVWSKQGIINNYWDFLNGGDGFDVVPVPGDARYCYSMSQRGYLSRNDILTGETKRIRPVHPDGTELRFNWNAAIAQNPFNTNSIYFGSQFVHKSDDRGENWKIISPDLTTNDPEKQKQHLSGGLTIDATGAENHTTIISIAPSSLDEKVIWAGTDDGNLQLTKDGGVSWENLYPNIKGAPENAWIPQIHPSRYNAAEAFVVVNNYRQNDYKAYLYHTKDYGKKWEQIANESQIWGYTLCFEQDPIEPKLMFLGSEMGLYVSLDAGMNWTKWTNGYPTVSTMDMKIHPDEQDLVIGTYGRSIWVLDDIRPLRKLAQEGEHVYNEEIVAFEPPTAVMAQARVAPGYPVWMRQYAGDAYYEGENRKMGAMISFYVKEDSVKEKVSIKIIDSNDEVIRTLSVKPKKGINRVYWDFDTKGFRRPGGEAAKEGEEEGGGPIAFPGVYTLKMKYKNVESSSRLKVEYDNRLDFSVEAMTENRETLKQFVTGVDKLNKALDQLKDMEEKVNIINKLIPKENNENIDSLKKAGKEIEKSIKELNEIMYGQQDVQGITRDPKQISSKISPAFSGLYAVTKLNTNQKFAIEQAEKAMLEFTKKLNDFFDNDWKNYRETVTKAEISIF; encoded by the coding sequence ATGAAAAGGTTTCTACTTCTGTCGGTTTTATGTTTGTTGGTTGTTGTGCTTCAGGCGCAAAAGCTTGATATAAATTTGATGAATGATTTAAAACCCCGGAATATAGGTCCGGCAGGAATGAGTGGCCGTGTAACTGCGCTCGAAGTAAATTTAGCAAACACAAATATTATTTATGCCGGAACAGCATCTGGTGGAATTTGGAAATCGACCAACGAGGGAACCAGCTGGACACCCGTTTTTGAAGATCAAAAAGCTGCTTCGATAGGTGCTTTGGCCATCTTCCAGAAAAATCCGAATATTATCTGGGCCGGAACGGGTGAAGGGAATCCAAGAAACAGCTTAAACGGAGGATACGGTCTTTATAAAAGTATCGACGGAGGGAGAAGCTGGAAAGCGATGGGATTGGAAAACACCCGTCACATCCACAGAATTATAACCCACCCTGACAATCCTGACATTGTATACGTTGGTGCCATTGGCAGCCCCTGGGGAGCACACCCGGAAAGAGGTGTTTATAAAACTACTGACGGTGGAAAAACCTGGAAACAAATACTTTTTACAAACCAGCAATCGGGAGTCGCCGACATGGTTATGGATCCTTCGAACCCGGATAAAATTTTTGTAGCCATGTGGGAACATCATCGTCAGCCCTGGTTTTTTAAATCGGGTGGCGGGGGTTCCGGGCTTTACATGACCATTGATGGAGGCCAAAGCTGGAAAATGCTTACCGATAAAGACGGACTACCGGAAGGAGAACTTGGCAGGATTGGGTTAGCGATTAGCAAAAGCAAGCCTGAATATGTGTATGCATTGGTCGAATCCCAAAAAAATGCGATTTACCGGTCGACCGACGGAGGATACAAATGGGAAAAACGAGGCGAGAAAAACATTGGTGACCGCCCGTTTTATTATGCCGATATTTTTGTGGATTCAAAAAATGAAAATCGTGTTTATTCTCTTTTTAGTTATGTAAACGTAAGTGAAGACGGAGCCAAAACATTCACAGAACAAACTGCCGAAAGTATTCACAGCGATCATCATGCCTGGTGGATTCATCCTGATAATCCCTCATTTATGATTGATGGAAATGACGGAGGGATGGCCATTACACACGATATGGGAAAAACGTGGAGGCTGATTTCGACTCTCCCGGTTGGGCAGTTTTATCATATCAGTGTTGACAGGGAACGGCCTTACCATATTTATGGCGGTATGCAGGACAATGGCTCGTGGGTTGGGCCTGCCTATGTTTGGAGCAAACAAGGCATCATCAATAATTATTGGGACTTTCTGAATGGAGGGGATGGTTTTGATGTTGTTCCTGTTCCCGGCGATGCACGATATTGTTATTCCATGTCGCAACGGGGGTACTTATCCAGAAATGACATACTAACCGGCGAAACAAAACGGATCAGACCGGTTCATCCTGACGGGACAGAGCTTCGATTTAACTGGAATGCAGCCATTGCTCAAAATCCGTTCAATACAAACAGTATTTATTTTGGGAGTCAGTTTGTACATAAAAGTGACGACAGAGGCGAGAATTGGAAAATTATAAGCCCGGATTTAACAACAAACGATCCTGAAAAACAAAAGCAACACCTGAGTGGTGGTTTAACCATAGATGCCACAGGAGCCGAAAATCATACCACCATCATTTCAATTGCACCCAGTTCGCTTGATGAAAAAGTGATCTGGGCAGGAACCGATGACGGCAACTTACAATTAACCAAAGATGGCGGTGTAAGCTGGGAAAACCTCTATCCGAATATTAAGGGAGCTCCTGAAAATGCATGGATTCCGCAAATTCATCCATCCCGATACAATGCGGCAGAAGCTTTTGTTGTGGTAAATAATTATCGCCAAAACGACTATAAAGCTTATTTATACCATACTAAAGATTATGGCAAAAAATGGGAGCAAATTGCTAATGAATCACAAATTTGGGGGTATACCTTATGTTTCGAACAAGATCCGATTGAACCTAAACTAATGTTTTTAGGAAGCGAAATGGGACTGTATGTGAGTCTTGATGCAGGGATGAACTGGACAAAATGGACAAACGGCTATCCTACTGTTTCAACTATGGACATGAAAATCCATCCGGACGAACAGGACCTGGTGATTGGAACGTACGGAAGATCGATTTGGGTTCTCGACGATATACGACCATTGCGAAAATTGGCTCAGGAGGGAGAGCATGTTTACAATGAAGAAATTGTTGCCTTTGAACCACCAACGGCTGTAATGGCACAAGCTCGTGTTGCGCCTGGTTACCCGGTGTGGATGCGACAGTATGCCGGTGATGCCTATTACGAAGGTGAGAATCGAAAAATGGGTGCTATGATCAGTTTTTATGTCAAAGAAGATTCTGTAAAAGAAAAAGTAAGCATTAAAATTATCGATAGCAACGATGAAGTTATTCGCACCCTCTCCGTAAAACCTAAAAAAGGAATCAACAGAGTTTACTGGGATTTCGATACCAAAGGTTTTAGAAGGCCCGGAGGTGAGGCAGCTAAAGAAGGCGAAGAAGAAGGTGGAGGTCCGATTGCTTTTCCGGGAGTGTACACCTTAAAAATGAAATATAAAAATGTGGAATCGTCATCCAGGCTAAAAGTGGAATACGACAATCGGCTTGACTTTAGTGTGGAGGCCATGACCGAAAACCGCGAAACCCTAAAACAATTTGTTACCGGGGTCGACAAACTGAATAAAGCCCTGGATCAACTTAAAGATATGGAGGAAAAGGTTAACATCATTAACAAACTGATACCAAAAGAAAACAATGAAAATATCGACAGCTTAAAAAAAGCCGGTAAAGAAATCGAAAAATCAATTAAGGAACTCAATGAGATTATGTATGGCCAACAGGATGTTCAGGGTATCACTCGTGATCCAAAACAAATCAGCAGTAAAATAAGTCCTGCATTTTCAGGTTTATATGCGGTAACAAAATTAAATACCAATCAGAAATTTGCCATCGAACAAGCTGAAAAAGCAATGCTTGAATTCACCAAAAAATTAAACGATTTTTTTGACAATGACTGGAAGAACTATCGGGAAACCGTGACAAAGGCAGAAATCAGCATTTTTTAA
- a CDS encoding LytR/AlgR family response regulator transcription factor produces the protein MILNNVYTKYNKENASWKNGLSHAVVVLIIFLLFQPFGFRDKDLELKILLFPGFSLIAFSYSICRFYVIRKMLQSKKTWTLKNEIVSHIAGMFPLVFIIHIYSYWITGDMPFNIHWYSTLFYYTTSLITVAGIIEYLHYSNKSAGIQIGDLSSRIQRYSQQIAMAQKEKEQDILTLSLEKGQLTVNREKLVFIESKGNYLDFHLCKSDGVTTKLTKRGRLHQVETDLENYIEFFRCHRAFIVNLKKAKQMKGNSKNAGLILDDELQEIPVSRRYFKTLTLKLEKMTTL, from the coding sequence ATGATTTTAAATAACGTTTATACCAAATACAATAAGGAGAATGCCTCATGGAAAAACGGGCTCTCCCATGCTGTTGTTGTCTTAATCATCTTTCTCTTGTTCCAACCTTTCGGATTCAGGGATAAAGATTTGGAATTAAAAATCCTACTATTCCCCGGTTTTTCTCTTATCGCATTTTCCTATAGTATCTGCAGGTTTTATGTCATCAGGAAGATGCTTCAATCAAAAAAAACATGGACACTGAAAAATGAAATTGTAAGTCATATCGCAGGCATGTTTCCACTGGTGTTTATCATCCATATTTATTCTTATTGGATTACCGGCGACATGCCTTTTAATATCCACTGGTATTCAACCCTTTTTTATTATACAACCAGTCTGATTACAGTAGCCGGTATTATCGAATATTTACACTACAGCAATAAATCGGCCGGTATCCAGATCGGAGACTTGTCTTCCCGAATTCAACGATATTCCCAACAAATAGCAATGGCTCAAAAAGAAAAGGAGCAGGATATTCTAACACTGTCTTTGGAAAAGGGTCAGCTTACGGTAAATAGGGAGAAACTTGTTTTTATTGAATCAAAAGGCAATTATTTAGATTTCCATTTGTGTAAAAGCGACGGAGTGACAACAAAGCTTACCAAAAGAGGTCGACTGCACCAGGTGGAAACAGATTTAGAAAATTACATCGAATTTTTCCGTTGTCACCGGGCCTTTATTGTGAATCTGAAAAAGGCAAAACAAATGAAGGGAAATAGTAAAAATGCAGGACTTATTCTTGATGATGAGCTACAAGAGATTCCTGTTTCACGAAGGTATTTTAAAACGCTGACTCTAAAGTTGGAAAAAATGACAACCCTTTAG
- a CDS encoding efflux RND transporter permease subunit — protein MKKAIELFVRFPFYANLIIVFLLVVGGYSLFSMKMSSFPERPSRYIFVTVSYPGASPVEMEEGVTSRIEEAVRAIPGIYELNSSSSENSTSVSIEILPGYDIDEALIEVKNAVDGISSFPTAAERPIVYKRRTTSPAMRILVTGDVDLQTLKTYAQKVEEDFLASGVISQVTLSGYPSLEISVEAKEEDLLRYGITFSELATAIGNNNKDVSGGEIRSLEEELLVRLRSRSADPNKIGDIILRANDDGSVIRIRDIAVVKKKFSDTPRKTLKKGKPVVYINIQKLITEDLVEITKYVEDYVEDFNAKTPGVQIEIFRSFLDVLMSRLELLYVNGGQGLLLVVLVLGLMLSTRLSLWVAWGIPSSFLGMFIFANLMGITINMMSLFGMILVIGILVDDGIVIGENIFQHFEMGKSPMRAAIDGTMEVVPAVITSVLTTVVAFSPLLFITGRMEMMYEMAVIVILSLLFSLFEAFFVLPAHLGNKVILNRKVFEAKTKGIRKYTEGAINWLRDYAYDRVIRLILDWRYIVIGIPLAMMIITAGLIGGRLIKTTFFPRMEFDDFAINIAFTPGSGQQQTMDYLERLDSIVWLVNEEMKADYGDTVDIIENSIVTLGSGFDGDESGAHTGNVSVSPRDSEESGISAYEIIQRISKKVGTIPEAEKFTIGGSNRFGSPVSIGLLSANAKELEQAQEFLIVKLLEIPRLKDVVNTNAMGKQEVRLDLKPRAYMLGLDEASIAEQVRQGFYGGQAQRLQEGRDELRIWVRYPSEDRQRIGQLEKMKIKTSDGEYPLHELVDYHMERGPVTINRFNGKREIRVEAEMSDPDDSAIEILDQVKSEIIPQLKRDFPGLTVEYQGQQKESARSSNDLFKYFPPAFLAIIFLLMIHFKSFEQPVIILILLPISILGAIWGHGIHGKPLSVLSLWGVVALTGVIVNDAVVFLSKFNLYITEGCDVRQSIIDAGKTRLRPILLTSITTSLGLFPIILEKSFQAQFLIPMAISLVYGVAFGTLFILLFFPALILILNDIRRWVRKMYFGREFTRQEVEIAWIHAQRTIDDETDNKELEK, from the coding sequence ATGAAAAAAGCAATTGAGTTATTTGTCAGGTTTCCGTTTTATGCCAACCTGATTATCGTTTTTTTACTGGTTGTAGGAGGTTACAGTTTGTTTTCCATGAAAATGTCTTCTTTTCCTGAACGTCCTTCCCGGTATATATTTGTTACGGTCTCCTATCCGGGAGCTTCTCCGGTTGAAATGGAAGAAGGTGTGACTTCGAGAATTGAAGAAGCTGTTCGTGCTATCCCGGGTATTTACGAATTAAATTCAAGTTCATCAGAAAACAGTACCAGTGTTTCAATTGAAATTTTACCGGGTTACGATATTGATGAGGCTTTAATTGAAGTAAAAAATGCGGTTGATGGAATTTCTTCTTTTCCGACTGCTGCTGAGCGTCCAATCGTGTACAAGCGAAGAACTACTTCACCGGCGATGCGAATTTTGGTTACCGGCGATGTGGATTTACAAACGCTAAAAACTTATGCGCAAAAAGTGGAGGAGGATTTTCTTGCTTCCGGCGTCATCAGTCAGGTAACACTGTCAGGCTATCCATCTCTCGAAATTTCAGTAGAAGCTAAGGAGGAAGATTTATTGCGTTATGGAATCACATTTTCCGAGTTGGCAACAGCAATCGGGAACAACAACAAGGATGTTTCCGGCGGGGAGATTCGTTCATTAGAGGAAGAATTGCTCGTGAGGCTTCGTTCAAGGAGTGCAGATCCGAATAAAATAGGTGATATTATTTTGCGTGCCAATGACGATGGAAGCGTGATTCGGATTCGTGATATTGCTGTTGTTAAAAAGAAATTTTCTGATACACCCCGTAAAACGTTAAAAAAGGGAAAACCTGTCGTTTATATCAATATTCAAAAATTAATTACCGAGGACCTGGTTGAAATCACAAAATATGTTGAAGACTATGTTGAGGATTTTAATGCAAAAACACCGGGAGTACAGATAGAAATTTTCAGGTCGTTTCTGGATGTTTTAATGAGCCGCCTTGAACTTCTGTATGTAAATGGCGGTCAAGGGTTGTTGCTTGTCGTTCTCGTACTCGGATTAATGTTGAGTACAAGGCTTTCGCTTTGGGTGGCCTGGGGAATTCCTTCGTCGTTTTTAGGAATGTTTATTTTTGCCAACCTGATGGGCATTACCATCAATATGATGTCGCTTTTCGGGATGATTCTGGTAATCGGAATTCTTGTGGACGATGGGATTGTAATCGGAGAAAATATCTTCCAGCATTTTGAAATGGGGAAAAGCCCTATGCGGGCAGCAATTGACGGCACAATGGAAGTGGTGCCCGCTGTTATTACTTCAGTTTTAACCACGGTTGTTGCTTTCTCCCCGCTTCTGTTTATTACCGGAAGGATGGAGATGATGTACGAAATGGCCGTGATTGTTATTTTGAGTTTGTTATTTTCTCTTTTTGAAGCATTTTTTGTTTTGCCGGCTCACCTTGGCAATAAGGTTATTTTAAACCGCAAAGTATTTGAAGCAAAAACAAAAGGCATTAGAAAATACACGGAAGGAGCTATCAATTGGTTAAGAGATTATGCCTATGACAGAGTAATCCGGTTAATTCTCGACTGGAGATACATTGTTATTGGTATTCCTTTGGCAATGATGATAATAACTGCCGGGTTGATTGGGGGGCGTTTAATTAAAACCACATTTTTCCCCCGGATGGAATTTGATGATTTCGCTATTAATATTGCGTTTACTCCAGGTTCCGGACAACAACAAACGATGGATTATCTTGAGCGTCTTGATAGTATCGTCTGGTTAGTGAATGAGGAAATGAAGGCCGATTACGGAGATACAGTTGATATCATTGAAAATAGTATTGTAACTCTGGGAAGCGGTTTCGACGGAGATGAAAGTGGGGCTCACACAGGAAATGTTAGTGTTTCTCCAAGAGATTCCGAAGAATCGGGAATTAGTGCTTACGAAATCATTCAGAGAATAAGTAAAAAAGTAGGAACGATTCCCGAAGCCGAGAAATTTACTATCGGAGGAAGTAACCGTTTTGGTTCTCCGGTTTCCATCGGTTTACTTTCTGCCAATGCAAAAGAACTGGAGCAGGCGCAAGAGTTTTTGATTGTTAAGCTCTTGGAAATTCCGCGTTTAAAAGATGTAGTAAACACAAATGCAATGGGGAAACAGGAAGTGCGCCTGGATTTAAAACCACGGGCTTATATGTTGGGACTCGATGAAGCTTCCATTGCAGAGCAGGTTAGACAGGGATTTTACGGCGGACAGGCACAGCGTCTTCAGGAAGGACGTGACGAGTTGAGAATTTGGGTGCGTTATCCTTCCGAAGACAGACAACGTATCGGACAGCTTGAGAAAATGAAAATCAAAACTTCTGACGGAGAATATCCTTTGCATGAACTGGTTGATTATCATATGGAACGAGGTCCGGTTACCATCAACCGTTTTAACGGGAAGAGGGAAATCAGGGTAGAAGCAGAAATGTCCGATCCGGATGACTCCGCAATAGAAATTTTAGACCAGGTTAAATCAGAAATTATTCCTCAGTTAAAAAGAGACTTTCCGGGACTCACTGTTGAATACCAGGGGCAGCAAAAAGAAAGTGCCCGAAGCAGTAACGATTTATTTAAATATTTTCCTCCTGCTTTTCTTGCAATTATTTTCCTGTTGATGATTCATTTTAAATCATTTGAACAACCGGTTATTATCCTCATCCTTTTACCGATTTCAATACTTGGAGCGATTTGGGGACATGGTATTCATGGAAAACCGCTTTCTGTTTTAAGTTTATGGGGAGTAGTTGCACTTACCGGAGTTATCGTGAACGATGCCGTAGTATTTCTGTCCAAATTTAATTTGTATATAACTGAAGGATGTGATGTGCGCCAGTCGATAATTGATGCAGGCAAAACCAGGCTGAGGCCAATCTTACTTACTTCGATAACAACTTCGCTGGGGCTCTTTCCAATCATTTTGGAGAAAAGTTTTCAGGCACAATTTCTTATTCCAATGGCCATCTCTCTGGTTTATGGTGTCGCATTTGGAACGCTGTTTATTCTTTTATTTTTCCCTGCATTGATATTGATCCTGAATGACATCAGGCGTTGGGTAAGAAAAATGTATTTCGGCAGGGAATTCACACGCCAGGAAGTTGAAATAGCATGGATTCATGCACAACGGACAATTGATGATGAGACAGATAACAAAGAGTTAGAAAAATGA
- a CDS encoding Imm63 family immunity protein — protein sequence MSKIKYRHIKRKIKEMAGKIDAPANLLPIFKKSNGEQSPLIEIDNTGKLHYVHIERGRESDRKTTTEIDELMFWIFNDVTFSLSTQYELENRIENKDCRRLIFSKQEELLGLINNDWKAREKKNHENILKNHPFDDFASIRAHFSKELRDGGMANDAAREKACDKHPLP from the coding sequence ATGTCAAAAATTAAGTATCGTCATATTAAAAGAAAAATAAAAGAAATGGCAGGTAAAATAGATGCACCTGCCAATTTACTGCCAATCTTCAAAAAATCAAATGGAGAGCAATCGCCACTTATTGAAATTGACAATACCGGAAAACTTCATTATGTACACATTGAGCGAGGACGGGAATCAGACAGAAAAACTACTACGGAGATTGACGAACTGATGTTTTGGATTTTTAATGATGTCACATTTAGTTTGTCAACTCAATATGAATTGGAAAATAGAATTGAAAACAAAGATTGCAGAAGATTAATATTTTCAAAACAAGAGGAGCTTTTAGGTTTGATAAATAATGATTGGAAAGCAAGAGAAAAAAAGAATCATGAGAATATTTTAAAGAACCACCCTTTTGACGATTTTGCTTCAATTAGAGCACATTTTTCAAAAGAATTGAGAGATGGTGGAATGGCTAACGATGCCGCCCGGGAAAAAGCATGTGATAAACATCCACTTCCATGA
- a CDS encoding TolC family protein codes for MRKFQLILFILLSGIAAGAQQMLSLDQAIGKALENNYQIEIILNQQRIAEIENNWGDAGRYPYINLSLGDNNSFNMPETENYTTNRFSGDANISWTLFDGFSVKINKQRFEELEELSRKNTAIVVESTIQSVILAYYSVLLEKEKLEAYKEVMQLSDDRYQQAKDRKEFGTYVTYDVLQAQNSYLSDRSDYLLQEVAYKNALRDLNYLMADEASVAYTLTDSFRAIPIDYSLADLEAQMVENNKSLQNQYINQRLLENAVASAKSAFSPSLGFSGGLSGASARTAYVNSGTNWSNSASFYGNFTLSFNLFSGGSRKRALQIAKIDEETGIVEIDEMTHDLKNSLSNVYEYYLVRKELLSVAEENLAAARLNLQISREKFESGAINSFNFRDVQIVYLNAALTKLEAVYNFIDTHTSLLQLTGTIIQEYE; via the coding sequence ATGAGAAAATTTCAATTAATACTATTTATACTCCTATCGGGAATTGCTGCCGGCGCTCAGCAAATGCTCAGCTTGGATCAGGCGATTGGAAAAGCGCTGGAAAATAACTATCAGATAGAGATTATTCTTAACCAACAACGTATTGCCGAAATAGAAAACAACTGGGGGGATGCCGGGCGTTATCCCTATATCAATCTTTCGTTGGGGGATAACAATTCTTTTAATATGCCTGAAACTGAAAATTATACAACAAACCGTTTTTCGGGTGATGCAAATATTAGCTGGACTCTGTTTGATGGATTTTCAGTAAAAATTAACAAACAACGTTTTGAAGAGCTGGAGGAACTGTCAAGAAAAAATACTGCAATTGTAGTGGAAAGTACGATTCAGTCGGTGATTCTTGCCTATTATTCCGTTTTACTTGAAAAAGAAAAACTGGAGGCCTACAAAGAAGTGATGCAGCTTTCAGATGACAGATATCAGCAGGCAAAAGACAGAAAGGAATTTGGAACTTACGTAACCTACGATGTTTTGCAGGCGCAGAATTCATATTTATCTGACCGTTCAGACTATTTATTACAAGAGGTTGCATATAAAAATGCCCTGCGCGATTTGAATTATCTGATGGCAGATGAGGCTTCGGTAGCTTATACCTTAACCGACAGTTTCCGGGCCATTCCAATAGATTATTCGCTGGCAGACCTGGAGGCACAGATGGTTGAAAACAATAAAAGTCTGCAAAATCAATACATCAATCAGCGCCTGCTTGAAAATGCAGTCGCCTCGGCAAAAAGTGCTTTTTCTCCTTCGCTTGGATTTAGCGGAGGGCTGTCGGGAGCAAGTGCACGGACAGCTTATGTCAATTCAGGAACAAATTGGAGTAATTCAGCATCCTTCTACGGGAATTTCACTTTAAGTTTTAATCTTTTTAGCGGAGGAAGCAGAAAACGGGCTCTTCAAATTGCAAAAATTGATGAAGAAACCGGAATCGTTGAAATTGACGAAATGACACACGATTTAAAAAATAGTCTTTCCAATGTATATGAATATTATTTGGTTCGAAAGGAATTGCTTTCGGTAGCAGAGGAAAATCTGGCAGCCGCCAGGTTAAACTTGCAGATTTCGAGGGAAAAGTTTGAATCTGGGGCAATTAATTCGTTTAATTTTCGCGATGTGCAAATTGTATATCTAAATGCAGCATTAACCAAACTGGAGGCCGTATATAATTTTATTGATACACATACTTCATTATTGCAACTAACCGGAACGATAATTCAGGAGTATGAATAA
- a CDS encoding GNAT family N-acetyltransferase — MRIERITSNKKQYLDLLLLADEQEDMIDKYLPGGDLFALYDDDLKSVCVVAPVNSETCELKNIATYEKYQGKGYGKALINFIFDMYKNDYKTMLVGTGETPTILSFYESCGFEKSHFIKNFFTDNYDHPIFEGDIQLVDMIYLKKDLQE, encoded by the coding sequence ATGAGAATAGAAAGAATTACCAGTAACAAAAAGCAATACCTTGATTTATTACTATTAGCAGATGAGCAAGAGGATATGATTGACAAGTATTTGCCAGGTGGAGACTTGTTTGCTTTATATGATGATGATTTAAAAAGTGTTTGCGTTGTAGCGCCGGTAAACAGCGAAACCTGTGAGTTAAAAAACATAGCGACATACGAAAAATACCAGGGCAAAGGCTACGGTAAAGCATTGATAAATTTCATTTTTGATATGTACAAAAACGACTATAAAACAATGCTTGTCGGGACAGGCGAAACACCAACAATTTTATCATTTTATGAAAGCTGCGGATTTGAAAAATCTCATTTTATCAAAAATTTTTTTACCGATAATTATGACCACCCTATTTTTGAGGGCGACATACAACTTGTTGATATGATTTATCTTAAAAAAGATTTACAGGAATAG
- a CDS encoding DUF1801 domain-containing protein, with translation MKYNVSTPEEYIKQVPEDRKKAIQKLRSVIKKNLSEGFEEGISYGMIGYYVPHTIYPDGYHCTPELPLPFMSIASQKNSINLYHSGMYADSKLYDWFVSEYKKHTTQKLDMGKSCIRFKNIDEIPYKLIGQLCTKMSVKQWIALYECRIKK, from the coding sequence ATGAAATACAATGTATCTACACCGGAGGAGTATATAAAGCAGGTTCCTGAAGACAGAAAAAAAGCAATTCAAAAATTACGTTCTGTTATTAAGAAAAATTTATCAGAAGGATTTGAAGAAGGAATAAGTTACGGCATGATAGGGTATTACGTTCCGCATACCATTTATCCTGATGGTTATCATTGTACACCTGAGTTACCCTTACCATTTATGAGTATTGCCTCTCAAAAAAACTCAATCAATTTGTATCATAGCGGAATGTATGCCGATAGTAAATTATATGACTGGTTTGTATCTGAATATAAAAAACACACGACTCAAAAATTAGATATGGGGAAAAGTTGTATTCGTTTTAAAAATATTGACGAAATACCGTATAAATTAATAGGACAACTATGCACAAAAATGTCAGTTAAACAATGGATTGCTTTATACGAATGCAGGATTAAAAAATAA